In Cyprinus carpio isolate SPL01 chromosome B16, ASM1834038v1, whole genome shotgun sequence, the following are encoded in one genomic region:
- the LOC109111276 gene encoding ceramide synthase 2-like, with the protein MLEWVSEVFWQERLWFPEGLGWADLEDRDGQVYAKARDLWVALPIAVLFLVIRQVFERYVATPLASLLGLKESVRRQVTHNLTLESYYCNTTKNPTQSSVEKLCKQTGWTERQIQRWFRRRRNQDRPNLLKKFCEASWRFAFYLLAFIGGLVALIDKPWLYDLEEMWKGFPTLTLLPSQYWYYMLELGFYTSLLFSVASDVKRKDFREQVIHHVATIMLISFSWCVNYIRAGTLIMFMHDSADYLLESAKMFNYARWKNACNYIFILFAAIFIVTRLIIFPFRIMYCTWVYPVTLYPPFFGYYFFNGLLMVLLCLHIFWAALIIRLAFRFLSSNSSVEDERSDREETDESEEEEQMKNGAIKTNGPAQNGHATYNNNHSKKTE; encoded by the exons ATGCTGGAGTGGGTGAGTGAAGTCTTCTGGCAGGAGCGTCTGTGGTTCCCCGAGGGATTGGGATGGGCTGATCTGGAGGACCGTGATGGCCAGGTCTATGCGAAGGCACGGGATTTGTGGGTGGCACTGCCAATCGCCGTCCTGTTTCTAGTAATTCGACAGGTCTTTGAGAG ATATGTTGCTACACCGCTAGCCTCTCTGCTGGGCTTGAAGGAATCAGTCAGAAGGCAAGTTACACACAACCTCACGCTGGAGTCCTACTATTGCAACACAACTAAAAACCCCACACAG AGTTCAGTAGAGAAACTGTGCAAGCAGACGGGATGGACAGAGCGACAGATCCAGCGCTGGTTCAGGCGGCGCAGGAATCAAGACAGACCCAACCTTCTCAAGAAGTTTTGTGAGGCCAG CTGGAGGTTCGCCTTCTATCTTCTCGCCTTCATCGGTGGTCTTGTTGCACTAATAGAT AAGCCCTGGTTGTATGATTTAGAGGAGATGTGGAAAGGCTTCCCCACTCTG acgCTCCTGCCGTCTCAGTACTGGTACTACATGCTGGAGCTGGGTTTCTACACCTCTCTTCTCTTCAGCGTGGCGTCTGATGTCAAGCGTAAA GACTTCAGAGAGCAGGTCATTCATCACGTGGCCACCATCATGCTGATCAGCTTCTCCTGGTGTGTTAACTACATCAGAGCGGGAACGCTCATCATGTTCATGCACGATTCAGCCGACTATCTGCTCGAG tcagcTAAGATGTTTAACTACGCCAGATGGAAGAACGCATGCAACTACATCTTCATCCTGTTTGCTGCGATCTTCATCGTCACACGCCTCATCATCTTCCCTTTCCG gaTCATGTATTGCACATGGGTGTATCCCGTGACCCTGTACCCTCCGTTCTTCGGATATTACTTCTTTAACGGGCTGCTGATGGTTCTGCTGTGTCTGCACATCTTCTGGGCCGCGCTGATCATACGCTTGGCCTTCCGCTTCTTGAGCAGTAAC TCGTCGGTAGAAGACGAGAGGTCCGATCGAGAGGAGACGGACGAGTCAGAGGAAGAAGAACAGATGAAAAATGGAGCGATAAAGACAAACGGACCAGCTCAGAACGGCCACGCTACATATAACAACAACCACTCTAAAAAAACAGAGTGA